In the Quercus lobata isolate SW786 chromosome 5, ValleyOak3.0 Primary Assembly, whole genome shotgun sequence genome, one interval contains:
- the LOC115992518 gene encoding uncharacterized protein LOC115992518 — MCPSQPPNMSNSSSSSSPIWLLSYIKLQFFGRVRRFLRSKAARKRYGSTTDRFDIVSIKSSVDDDEDVVVQPVIGREKSEDDSAVVLQRSVKKLHFGRWEEKEKAAMEIERLAREDGKTRKLMAELEVIPVLVAMVASDVPSRRLVGITALIELARGTYTNKVLMVEAGILSKLPKNINIIDESTRSEFAELLLSLSSLANNQFPFASSEILPFLTSILESSSSSVETKELCLGTLYNLSTVLDSAGPLVSNGAVQTLLMLTSIKELSEKALATLGHLVVTLMGKKALENSPMVPQSLIETLTWEDKPKCQELSAYILMILAHQSSAQRQKMAKSGIVSVLLEVALLGSPLAQKRALKLLQWFKDERHAKMGPHSGPQTGRITIGSPINQMEAQVGKKMMKNLVKQSLHKNMEMITRRANASEDSSKLKTLVISTSSKSLPY; from the exons aTGTGTCCCTCACAACCCCCAAACATGtccaattcttcttcttcttcttctcctattTGGTTATTGTCTTACATAAAGCTCCAGTTCTTTGGTCGAGTCCGAAGGTTCCTACGATCAAAGGCGGCTCGCAAGCGATACGGGTCGACCACAGATCGATTCGATATAGTGAGTATCAAAAGTAgtgttgatgatgatgaagacgTAGTAGTACAGCCAGTTAtaggaagagagaaaagtgaggATGACTCGGCCGTGGTGCTACAGAGGTCGGTGAAGAAGCTTCACTTTGGGAGGtgggaagagaaagaaaaggcgGCTATGGAGATTGAAAGGCTTGCAAGAGAAGATGGGAAGACTAGGAAGTTGATGGCGGAGCTGGAAGTTATACCTGTGTTGGTGGCTATGGTGGCTTCGGATGTGCCTAGTAGAAGGCTTGTTGGGATCACGGCTTTGATTGAGCTTGCTCGTGGAACTTACAC GAACAAGGTGCTCATGGTGGAGGCAGGAATATTATCCAAACTACCAAAGAACATTAATATTATAGACGAATCAACGAGAAGTGAATTTGCTGAATTGCTCCTATCATTGTCTTCTCTAGCAAACAACCAATTCCCTTTTGCCTCATCAGAAATTCTCCCATTTCTCACAAGCATTCTAGAATCATCAAGTTCAAGTGTTGAAACTAAagagttgtgtttgggtactTTATACAACTTGTCCACAGTGTTAGACAGTGCAGGACCTCTAGTCTCTAATGGGGCGGTACAGACCCTCCTGATGCTCACCTCAATAAAAGAACTATCAGAGAAAGCCCTTGCAACACTTGGGCACTTGGTGGTGACCTTAATGGGAAAGAAGGCATTGGAAAATAGTCCAATGGTGCCACAAAGCTTGATAGAGACTTTGACATGGGAAGATAAACCCAAATGCCAAGAGTTATCAGCTtacattttaatgattttggCCCATCAAAGCTCAGCCCAAcgccaaaaaatggctaagtcaGGAATTGTGTCGGTACTACTTGAAGTGGCATTATTAGGTAGCCCTCTAGCCCAAAAGAGAGCACTAAAGCTATTGCAATGGTTTAAGGACGAGAGGCATGCAAAGATGGGCCCACATTCTGGCCCACAAACAGGAAGGATTACAATAGGTTCACCTATAAATCAAATGGAGGCTCAAGTaggaaagaaaatgatgaagaatttggtgaaGCAAAGTTTACATAAGAATATGGAAATGATAACACGGCGTGCCAATGCTAGCGAGGACAGTTCTAAGCTCAAGACCCTTGTGATCAGCACAAGTTCTAAGAGCTTGCCATACTAA
- the LOC115989395 gene encoding uncharacterized protein LOC115989395, with the protein MEDMFKVNMEDISKVIPWVGYIFQKLEDMCLEMDEIVKQYEVQNDESQLEMENGNVRECSSEVMQDVLPPSSVDIEKEEDSDLSVAGNIDGTTHEKSGECIGEKHFKEGPSKRDHLLDSSFVEPIKSMDIGLSFEENVNTGTNVKVEFSINKNPTKEKQTSRKKNSRVRQLSHQFQADNEMTLDSRAEMLLPFLDDVKGSNSFKKIAEEIDADACDDILPPDSVGLVESRESKVMEVELRCGDTTTQSIERYCGSVDEGSREDDVTKQGIQTVQPSDKVQLDENSVMVPYCSELYTVSCEESKDRSFKKDSNEAFASKLGLKKKKKKKEDEQNATCYDDFNVELDQQRGKGSKSYLAENPDTPDQESSESDWEIV; encoded by the exons ATGGAGGACATGTTTAAAGTCAATATGGAGGACATATCTAAAGTCATTCCATGGGTTGGGTACATATTCCAGAAGTTAGAAGATATGTGTTTGGAAATGGATGAGATCGTGAAGCAG TATGAGGTTCAAAATGATGAAAGCCAGTTGGAGATGGAGAATGGGAATGTTAGAGAATGTAGCTCAGAAGTCATGCAAGATGTGCTCCCTCCATCTTCTGTGGAcatagagaaagaagaagattcTGACTTGTCTGTGGCAGGAAACATTGATGGAACCACCCATGAAAAGTCTGGAGAATGTATTGGtgaaaaacattttaaagaggGACCTTCCAAAAGAGATCATTTGCTAGATTCATCTTTTGTGGAACCTATAAAGAGCATGGATATTGGTTTATCTTTTGAGGAAAATGTCAATACTGGTACGAATGTAAAGGTTGAATTTAGTATCAACAAAAATCCTACTAAGGAGAAACAAACCTctagaaagaagaattcaagAGTGAGACAGTTATCCCATCAATTCCAAGCTGATAATGAGATGACATTAGATAGTAGAGCGGAAATGTTGCTGCCATTTCTAGATGATGTCAAAGGGTCTAACTCTTTCAAGAAAATAGCAGAAGAGATAGATGCTGATGCTTGTGATGACATACTACCCCCTGACTCTGTTGGTTTGGTTGAGTCCAGGGAGAGTAAAGTCATGGAAGTTGAACTTCGCTGTGGTGATACCACAACACAATCAATTG AGAGGTATTGTGGATCCGTTGATGAAGGGTCTAGAGAGGATGATGTTACCAAGCAAGGCATACAAACTGTTCAACCATCTGATAAAGTGCAGCTTGATGAAAATTCTGTTATGGTACCATATTGCAGTGAACTTTATACCGTCTCTTGTGAAGAATCAAAAGACCGTTCTTTCAAG AAAGACTCTAATGAAGCCTTTGCTTCAAAACTagggttgaagaagaagaagaagaagaaggaagatgaGCAAAATGCAACCTGTTATGATGATTTTAATGTAGAATTGGATCAACAAAGAGGAAAAGGTTCCAAATCATATCTTGCTGAAAACCCTGATACACCAGACCAAGAATCCTCTGAATCTGACTGGGAGATTGTTTAA